AGCTCGCCCGCATGGCCGTCGCCAGGGAGCGGCTCCGGTTCGCCCGGGACCTCCACGACCTGCTCGGCTACAGCCTCTCCTCCATCACGCTGAAGAACGAGCTGATCCACCGGCTCATCACCAGCAACCCCCAGCGCGCCTGCGAGGAGGTCACCGAGGTCCTCGTCATCTCCCGGCAGGCCCTGGCCGACGTCCGCGAAGTGGCGCGCGGCTACCGGGACATGTCGCTCCTCGTCGAGGCCGAATCCGCCGGATCGGTGCTGAAGGCGGCCGGCATCAGGGCCGAGATCGAGGTGGAGTGCACGGGGCTCTCGTCGATCGCGAACACGATCCTGGCCACCGTGCTGCGGGAGGGCGTCACGAACGTCCTCCGGCACAGCCAGCCCCGCACCTGCTCCGTCACGGCCGGCGCGGACCCCGAGCGAGCCGGGTTCGTCCGGCTCGAGATCGTCAACGACGGGGTGGGGCAGCGGGGGCTCGTCGACTCCGACAGCACCGGCACGGGACTCTCCAACCTGGCGGCACGGGCCGCCGCCGTGGGCGGCCGGCTGCGCAGCGGGGTGGATCCCGGCGGTACCACCTTCCGGCTCGTCGTCTCCGTCCCGGCCGACGCGGCCGCGGTGAAGGACGGTCTGGCCCTCCTGACGGAGGAGCCCCGGACGGTGGACGAGTGCCGCGCCGAGCCTTCCGCGACCGAGCGCTCCGCCCTGGGGTCCCGGCGCATTGCCTGACCGGGGAGCGGGCGTCACACGCCCCGCAACTCCCGGGCCAGCCGCGCCTCCAGCTCGCTGAGCGGCACGTCGAAGCGGAGTCGCTCAGGATGTCCTGGCGGCGGTCCGGGCGTCCAGGCGGTGGCCGTGGCCCTGGCCGTGACGGGGGTCGTGCCGGGGGTCGCGGCTGCGGCTGCGACTGGGGCCGAGGCCGAGGCCGGGGTCGGGGCCGTGGTCGTGGTTCCGGTCTCCGGTCCGCGCTCCTCGTCCTTGCCGCCCTGCCCGACCTCCCCGTACAGGATCCGCCGCAACTGGTCCTCGGGCAGCGGCAGCCAGCAGGAACCGAAGGCCACCAGGGCCCGATAGCAGCCCCGGGCCACCCGGACCACGTGCGCCAGGGCGTGGTTCAGCACTCCGTTCACCGCTCGTCCTCCGTTCGTGGGCGGCGGCCGGGGCCGGGGGGTACCTCGGGCCGCCGCCGTCCCCGGAGCTTCGTCCCGGCAGCTCACGTCCCGCTCGAACGCGGGTGGAACGCCTGGCGAGCCGACGGCGCTTCAGAGGGAGTGGCCGAAGGCTCCGACGAGATTCGAGCGGGTGGTGTCAGCATGCCCCCCAAGAGTTGTCCTGCCGTGAGCCGCCGGACACCTTCAGGACAGGCCGTGGCCGCCGAGAGGAGTGAGGATGGCCGTGCGCGACACCCGTCGGGGGCCGGAGCCCGTGAGCGGTCGGGACCCGGTCTGGTGGAGCGGTGGGCTCGATCCCGTACGGCCGCTGGTGCTCGTCGTCGGCGGGGCCCTGGGGGGCGGCCCGGAGTGCGTCCGGCTCCTCGGCCGGCTCGTGGCCCACGGCTACGCGGTGGTCGCCGTCCGGCTGCCCCGGCCCGTGCCGTGCGCGGAGTGCACCGGGGCCTTCGTCTCCCGGCTGATCGACGGCCACGCCCACACCGCGGACACCCGGAGCACCCGCGTCATCGGCTTCGACCTCGGCGGCCGCCCGGCACTGGCCGCCGCCGCGACCGACCCGCGGATCGGCTCCGTCCATCTCGTCGGCGCCCCGGTCTCCCGGCTCTTCGAGGAGCCCGACCGGATCCTCGCCCTGCCCCCGATGACGGTGGACGCGCTGGTGGACGCCACCGGAGCGGCGGGCGGCGAACAACTCCCGTACCTGCTCGGCGGGTTGGCCCTGCTTCCTGAGCAACTGTACGAGATCCGCGGCCAGGTGTGGGTCGGCCACGCCCCTGACGATCCGCTCACCGCTCCGCAGGACCTGGCCCTGCTCAAACTGACCCTGGAGCGCTCCGTGTTCCATGCCTTCGGTGCGACCGGGGGCACGACGCCGCGCGGCGGGCCCGTGCACCGCTGGCTGGTCGACGGGGTGCGCGGGGCGGGATCGCCCGCCCGCTGACACCGGTTCGCCCTCGGGCCTTCCTCGGGCCTCCCTCGGATCGACTCCCGGTCAAGGCTGTCTCCAGCGTCTGTCGACAGGGTGCGAGGGATTGTCCGCCGATGCCCCCTCTGACGCCCTGGGGTGACCATGTACGAACCCGATGAACTGATCGCCGCCGCGCTAGGCGCCGATCCGCAG
The sequence above is a segment of the Streptomyces sp. NBC_01255 genome. Coding sequences within it:
- a CDS encoding sensor histidine kinase, whose product is MSAISSAAPAPRIANVLVVVVFLGHLLMQVVNVVEASPGGSEVAAALAAPPVLAALQYLHFAPHLARLRQRLHPWSLILQAITTFVPFVLFGWQWGGMAGFLAGSFLLRLPPVAGWVMYGLTVVAVMGIATTEGLGIVSLAYMGVATALTGLILYSMARLAMLATAIHDSRGELARMAVARERLRFARDLHDLLGYSLSSITLKNELIHRLITSNPQRACEEVTEVLVISRQALADVREVARGYRDMSLLVEAESAGSVLKAAGIRAEIEVECTGLSSIANTILATVLREGVTNVLRHSQPRTCSVTAGADPERAGFVRLEIVNDGVGQRGLVDSDSTGTGLSNLAARAAAVGGRLRSGVDPGGTTFRLVVSVPADAAAVKDGLALLTEEPRTVDECRAEPSATERSALGSRRIA
- a CDS encoding alpha/beta hydrolase, coding for MRDTRRGPEPVSGRDPVWWSGGLDPVRPLVLVVGGALGGGPECVRLLGRLVAHGYAVVAVRLPRPVPCAECTGAFVSRLIDGHAHTADTRSTRVIGFDLGGRPALAAAATDPRIGSVHLVGAPVSRLFEEPDRILALPPMTVDALVDATGAAGGEQLPYLLGGLALLPEQLYEIRGQVWVGHAPDDPLTAPQDLALLKLTLERSVFHAFGATGGTTPRGGPVHRWLVDGVRGAGSPAR
- a CDS encoding DUF6059 family protein — translated: MNGVLNHALAHVVRVARGCYRALVAFGSCWLPLPEDQLRRILYGEVGQGGKDEERGPETGTTTTAPTPASASAPVAAAAATPGTTPVTARATATAWTPGPPPGHPERLRFDVPLSELEARLARELRGV